Proteins encoded together in one Phyllostomus discolor isolate MPI-MPIP mPhyDis1 chromosome 6, mPhyDis1.pri.v3, whole genome shotgun sequence window:
- the SLC37A4 gene encoding LOW QUALITY PROTEIN: glucose-6-phosphate exchanger SLC37A4 (The sequence of the model RefSeq protein was modified relative to this genomic sequence to represent the inferred CDS: inserted 2 bases in 1 codon; deleted 2 bases in 2 codons), whose product MAAQGYGYYRTVIFSAMFGGYSLYYFNRKTFSFVMPSLVEEIPMDKDDWGLITSSQSAAYAISKFVSGVLSDQMSARWLFSSGLLLVGLVNVVFSWSSTVPVFAALWFLNGLAQGLGWPPCGKVLRKWFEPSQFGTWWAILSTSMNLAGGLGPILATLLAQSYSWRSTLALSGALCVAVSFLCLLLIRNEPADVGLCNLDPPPSKGKKGSLKEDSTYRSCCLXPYLWVLSTGYLVVFGVKTCCTDCGPVFPYPGEGQSALVGSSYMSALEVGGLVGSIAAWVPIRPAMAKAGLSTYGNPRHGLLLLMMAGMTVSMYLFRVTVTSDSPKDIAFWTLALHPLAELTGFKEHELWILVLGALFGFSSYGPIALFGVIANECAPPNLCGTSHAIVGLMANVGGFLAGLPFSSIAKHYSWSTAFWVAEVICAASTAAFFVLRNICTKMGRVPKKAE is encoded by the exons ATGGCGGCCCAAGGCTATGGTTATTATCGCACTGTGATCTTCTCGGCAATGTTTGGAGGGTACAGCCTGTATTACTTCAACCGCAAGACCTTCTCCTTTGTCATGCCATCATTGGTAGAGGAGATCCCTATGGACAAGGATGACTGGG GGCTTATCACCAGCAGCCAGTCGGCAGCCTATGCCATTAGCAAGTTTGTGAGTGGGGTACTGTCTGACCAAATGAGTGCTCGCTGGCTCTTCTCTTCTGGGCTGCTCCTGGTTGGCCTGGTCAACGTAGTCTTTTCCTGGAGTTCTACAGTGCCTGTCTTCGCTGCTCTCTGGTTCCTCAATGGCCTGGcacaggggctgggctggccccCATGTGGGAAGGTCCTGAGAAAG tGGTTTGAGCCATCTCAGTTTGGCACTTGGTGGGCCATCCTGTCAACCAGCATGAACCTGGCTGGAGGGCTGGGCCCTATCCTGGCAACCCTTCTCGCTCAGAGCTATAGCTGGCGCAGCACCCTGGCCCTGTCTGGGGCCCTgtgtgtggctgtctccttcctctgtctcctgctCATC CGCAATGAACCTGCTGATGTTGGACTCTGCAACCTGGACCCCCCCCCTTCCAAGGGCAAGAAGG GCTCCTTGAAGGAGGACAGCACCTACAGGAGCTGCTGCTT CCCTTACCTGTGGGTGCTCTCC ACTGGCTACCTTGTGGTGTTTGGAGTAAAGACTTGCTGTACTGACTGTGGGCCAGTTTTTCCTTATCCAGGAGAAGGACAGTCAGCCCTCGTGG GTAGCTCCTACATGAGTGCCCTGGAGGTTGGAGGCCTTGTAGGCAGTATTGCAGCCTGGGTACCTATCAGACCGGCCATGGCAAAG GCAGGGCTATCTACTTACGGGAACCCTCGCCATGGCCTGTTGCTGCTCATGATGGCTGGCATGACAGTGTCCATGTACCTCTTCCGGGTAACTGTGACCAGTGACTCCCCCAAG GATATTGCTTTCTGGACTCTGGCTCTTCACCCTCTTGCTGAGCTCACAGGCTTTAAGGAACATGAG CTCTGGATCCTGGTGCTGGGAGCGCTGTTTGGTTTCTCTTCTTATGGTCCCATTGCCTTGTTTGGAGTTATAGCCAACGAGTGCGCCCCTCCCAACTTGTGTGGCACCTCCCATGCCATAGTGGGACTGATGGCTAATG TGGGTGGCTTTCTGGCTGGGTTGCCCTTCAGCTCCATTGCCAAGCACTACAGCTGGAGCACAGCCTTCTGGGTGGCTGAAGTGATCTGTGCAGCCAGCACAGCTGCCTTCTTCGTCCTACGAAACATCTGCACCAAGATGGGCCGAGTGCCCAAGAAGGCTGAATGA
- the TRAPPC4 gene encoding LOW QUALITY PROTEIN: trafficking protein particle complex subunit 4 (The sequence of the model RefSeq protein was modified relative to this genomic sequence to represent the inferred CDS: inserted 2 bases in 2 codons; deleted 1 base in 1 codon), with the protein MAIFSVYVVNKAGGLIYHXDSYAPRAEAEKTFSYPLDLLLXLHDERVLVAFGQRDGIRVGHAVLAINGMDVNGKYTADGKEVLEYLGNPANYPVSIRFGRPRLTSNEKLMLASMFHSLFAIGSQLSPEQGSSGIEVLETDTFKLHCFQTLTGIKFVVLADPRQAGIDSLLRKIYEIYSDFALKNPFYSLEMPIRCELFDQNMKLALEVAEKAGTYGPGS; encoded by the exons ATGGCGATTTTCAGTGTGTATGTGGTGAACAAAGCTGGCGGCCTGATTTACC TAGACAGCTACGCGCCACGGGCCGAGGCTGAGAAAACTTTCAGTTACCCGCTTGATCTGCTGC AACTACACGACGAGCGAGTGCTAGTTGCCTTCGGCCAGCGCGACGGCATCCGGG TGGGCCACGCAGTGCTGGCCATTAATGGCATGGACGTGAACGGCAAGTACACGGCTGATGGGAAGGAGGTGCTGGAGTATCTAGGCAATCCTGCTAACTACCCGGTGTCCATTCGATTCGGCCGGCCTCGCCTCACCTCCAACGAGAAGCTCATGTTGGCCTCCATGTTCCACTC GCTGTTTGCAATCGGCTCCCAGCTATCTCCTGAACAGGGCAGCTCAGGCATTGAGGTGCTGGAGACAGACACATTT AAACTGCACTGCTTCCAGACACTGACAG GGATCAAGTTTGTGGTGCTGGCAGACCCTCGGCAAGCTGGGATAGATTCTCTTCTCCGAAAGATTTATGAGATTTACTCAGACTTTGCCCTCAAGAATCCATTCTACTCCCTGGAAATGCCTATCAG GTGTGAGCTGTTTGACCAGAACATGAAGTTAGCCCTGGAGGTGGCAGAGAAGGCTGGAACTTATGGACCTGGGTCATAA